GTGCCGAGCAGGTACCCCACGCCGGTGCCGACGACGAATGCCGTGATGCGACCGCTCACGGTCACCACCTCCCTGGACGACGGAAGTTCCGACCCTAACCAGGCCACGCCGAGCCCGCCTGCGCAGCCACGGGACGGCGTCCTCGCCCTCCGATCCCGGCTCGGATGCCGCCGACGGTTCCCAAGACGCGGTGTGAGCGTTAACATCACGCGAGTCGCCCCGGTCACCCGCGGCGGCGGGCGCCGGGCCACCGGCGTCCGGACGTGCGACGGGGCACGGACCGCGAACGGCGCAGCGGAGCGTCGTCGCGGACGCGGCACCGGACGCGCACCACGCCTTGTCCGTGACACGGCCGCACCCCGGCCCACGGACGTCGGGGTCGCTCGACCTCACCCGGCTCGGCTCCGGCCGCGCCGCCCCGGCGCTGCCACGCCGAGGACCCGGACCCGCACCGAGCAGCGGCGCTGCCACGTCGCTCCGCGAGGCCGACGCGCACCACCCCGGCGCTGCCACGCCGGCCCCGGCCGACGGCCGGGCACCACACCTTGGAGAGGCTGCACATGCCCCACGAGACCCGCCGACGCCGGTTGCGCCGGCTCGTCGCCGCCGGCGTCATCGGTCCGTTCCTCGCCGTCGGGAGCCTGGTCCCCGCGCACGCGGAGACGACGCTGAGCGACCCCGTGCTCGACCTGTCCTTCGAGGGCACGGTCGCCGACGCCAGCGCGCTGGCCCACCCCACCGCCCTGACCGGGCACAACGGCTCGAGCACGCTGAGCTACCAGTACACCCCGGGCGTGGCCGAGGGCACGCAGGCGCTGCAGCTGCAGGGCAGCACGTACCTGGACCTGGGGACCAGCACCGCGCTCCAGCCGCAGGACCTCACGCTCTCGTTCTGGATCAAGCCCAACGGCGCGTGGTCCGGCGAGCAGGTGATCACGTGGAACAAGAGCACCTGGAACAGCGACGGCTGGTACGTCGCGTCCGAGTCGAACACCTCCCCGCTGGCGATCTCGATCGGCCCGGCCACGAGCGGCAACAACCAGCCGTACATGGTCACGGTCGCCTCGACCGACCGGGCGGCGTTCATGCCCCCGGGCGAGTGGACGCACCTCGTCGTGACGTACGACCACACCTCCAAGGGCGTCGCGGTGTACCGCAACGGCATCGCCGTCCCGACGAGCGTGCGGTACCCGTTCGGCGGCGCGAACGGGGCCACCGGCGTGCTGGGCTCGAGCCCCGCGCTGCCCAAGACGATCGGCTTCAACGGCCCCACGTACAAGGGCTCGTACCTGCTGGCCGCGCTCGACGAGTACCGCGTCTACGACGACGTGGCCTCGCTCGAGGACGTCGTCGGGCTGTACGAGCAGTCGGGCCGCACGATCGACCGCCAGGCGGTCGCGCAGCAGGACGCCGACGCGCTGTCCGTCCCGGAGCAGGTCACGCTCGGCGTAGTCCTGCCCACAACCGGCTCGCAGGGCTCGCAGGTGAGCTGGGAGTCGTCGGACCCCGACGTCATCAGCACCACGGGTGTGGTGCACCGTCCGGGCGCCGACGAGGAGGACGCGACGGTCACGCTCACCGCGACCGTCCGCTACCTGGGCGGACCCGCGGTGACGCGGACGTTCACGGTGACGGTCCCGGCGGACCTCACGGAGCACGCGCTGCAGGACAGCGGCCTGGAGGACCTGTACCTGACCGACGCCTACCTGACGAACGCCGCGGCCAAGGAGCACGAGTACCTGCTGAGCCTCAGCTCGGAGAAGTTCCTGTACGAGTGGTACCGGAACGTGGGCCTGACGCCCACGACGACCTCGGGCTACGGCGGCTGGGAGCGCAGCGACGTCACCAACTTCCGCGGGCACGCGTTCGGCCACTACATGTCGGCGTTGTCGCAGTCCTACAGCGCCACGGCCGACGCGACGACGAAGGCCGCCCTGCTCGAGCAGGTCGAGGACGCGGTCGCGGGCCTGACGCTGGTGCAGGACACCTACGCCGCCGCGCACCCCGCGAGCGCCGGGTACGTCTCGGCGTTCCCGGAGAGCGCGCTCGACGCGGTGGACGGCACGGGCACGACCACGGACAAGGTCCTGGTGCCCTGGTACAACCTGCACAAGGTCCTCGCGGGGCTGCTGGACATCCACGACTACGTGGGCGGCGCCACGGGGGCGCAGGCGCTCGACATCGCGTCCCAGTTCGGTGAGTACACGTACCAGCGGATCTCGCGCCTCACGGACCGCACCCGCATGCTGCGCACGGAGTACGGCGGCATGAACGACGCGCTCTACCGCCTGTACGACCTGACCGACGACCCGCACGTCAAGACCGCCGCGGAGGCGTTCGACGAGACCGCGCTGTTCACGCAGCTCGCCGCCGGGCAGGACGTGCTCAACGGCAAGCACGCGAACACGACGATCCCCAAGCTCATCGGCGCGCTCAAGCGGTACACGGTCTTCACGTCCGACGCCGACCGGCTGGCGAGCCTCACGGAGGCGGAGCGCGCGCAGCTGCCGACGTACCTGGCCGCGGCCGAGGAGTTCTGGCAGATCACGGTGGACCACCACACGTACGCCACGGGCTCCAACAGCCAGTCGGAGCACTTCCACGACCCGGACTCGTTGCACGAGTTCGCCACGCAGCAGGGGGAGACGGGCAACGCCCAGACCTCCGAGACGTGCAACGAGTACAACATGCTCAAGCTGTCCCGCGAGCTGTTCAAGCTCACCAAGGACGTCAAGTACGCGCACTACTACGAGAACACGTTCATCAACACGGTCCTGGCGTCGCAGAACCCCGACACCGGCATGACGACGTACTTCCAGCCGATGGCCGCGGGCTACGACCGCATCTACTCGATGCCCTACACCGAGTTCTGGTGCTGCACGGGCACGGGCATGGAGTCGTTCTCGAAGCTGGGCGACTCGATGTACTTCACGGACCGGCGCTCGGTGTACGTGACGATGTTCTTCTCGTCGCGGTTCGACTACGCCGAGCAGAACCTGCGGCTGACGCAGGAGGCGGACCTGCCGTCCGACGACACCGTGACGTTCCGCGTCGCGGCGATCGACGGCGACCAGGTGGCCGACGGGACCACGCTGCGCCTGCGCGTGCCGCAGTGGATCGACGGCGCCGCGACCCTGACCGTCAACGGCGAGGCGGTGACGCCGCAGGTGGTGCGCGGCTTCGTCGTGCTGGAGGGCGTGGCGGCGGGTGACGTGATCACCTACCGGATGCCCATGAAGGTCCAGGCGCACGCGGCACCCGACAACCCGACGTGGGCCGCGTTCTCCTACGGCCCCGTGGTGCTCTCGACCGGGCTCGGCACCGCGAACCTGGGCGCGTCGCAGACGGTCGGCGTGGGGGTCCGGGTCGCGCGCGTGGACCCGGCCGCGCAGAAGTCGGTGACGGTCGCCGAGGGCACGCCCGAGCAGTGGCTCGCGGACGTCGAGGACAACCTGGTGCGCATCGCCGACGGCGCCGACGGCCAGGTGCGGTTCGCGCTGCGGAACACCACCGACGGCGCGGACCTGGTCTTCACGCCGCACTACCAGCGGCACGACGAGCGCTACGGCCTCTACCTGTACGTCGAGTCCGTGGACGGGCCCGAGGCGCAGGCGCGGATCCTCGCGGCCAAGCAGGAGCTGCGCGACGACGAGATCGCCGTCGACGGGATCGACAACTTCGACGGCAACAACTTCGAGGCCGAGAAGGGGCTGCGCACAGGCGGCACCGGCACGTCGCAGGTGGGCGTCTGGAACGGCCGGCAGTACCGCGACGCCACCGCGGGCGGCTGGTTCAGCTACGACCTGGCGTTCGACCCCGCAGCCCCCACGGGCTACCTCCGGGTGCGCTACTACGGCGGCGACGTGGGCCGGTCGTTCGACGTGTACGTCAACGACGTCAAGCTCAAGACGGTCGCGGTCTCGAACGCCCAGGGCGGCACGTCGTTCTACCTGGACGACACGCTCCTACCGGCCTCGGCGCTCGCGATCGACGGCAGCACCCGGTACAAGAAGGACGTCAACGGGAACGTCGTGCTCGACGCGGACGGGCACAAGATCCCCGTCGTCACGGTGCGCTTCCAGTCGACCGGCGGCCTCGTCGGCGGCGTGTTCGGCGCGTACGTGCTGCGCTCGACGGCGTACGACACCGACCCGGAGCTGTCCGCGCTGTCGTTCGACGTCGGCACGCTGGACCCGGCGTTCACCCCGGGCCGCTCGTCCTACGTGCTCACGGTCCCGCCGGCAACGACGAGCGTGCGCATGAGCGCGGCGCCGCACGTGCCCTCGGGCCTGGTGCACGTGGACGGCGTGCTGATCGACGACACGGTGGCGCGCACGGTGCCGCTCGCGGCGTCGGGGACCACGACGGTCTCGATCATGGCGCGCGCGCAGGACCACACCACCGCGGCGCCGTACACGGTCCAGGTGGTGCGCCGCGCGCTCGGCACCGACGCGTCGCTCAGGTCTCTCACGGTGGACGGCACCGCGGTGCCGGGCTTCGACCCGGCCGTGCACGACTACGCGCTGACGACCGCCACGGGGACCGCGGTGGTCGCGGCGGTCGCGGCCGATCCCGCCGCGACCGTGGTCGTCGGTCCGCAGGGCACGGACGGTGCGTACGCCGTCGCGGTCACCGCGGAGGACGGCACGACCACCGCGACCTACCGCGTGGTGGTGACCAGGACGCCCGCGCCCGAGCGGTCCGCGTCCACGACGACGGCCACCGTGCCGCGTCAGGTCCGGTACGGCGCCGCGCACACCGTGAAGGTCCGGGTGGTCGCGCGGGACGGCAGCGCGGTCGCGGGCAAGGCGACCGTCACGGTGCGCAAGGCGGGCAAGACCGTCCAGGTGCGGACGGTCACGGTGAAGGCGGGCGTCGCCGCGGTCACGCTGAGCCGGCTGCCCGTGGGGCAGTACTCGGTGCAGGCCACGTTCGCGGGCAGCACGACGGTCCTGCCCTCGAGCGGGGTCGCGGTCACGCAGGTGGTCCGGACCCCGTCCAGCGTCACCGCACGCCTCGGGACCGCGACGATCAAGGCGCGGACGGGTCGGACCTCGGTGGCCGTCACGGTCCGCACCGCGACCGGTGTGCCCGCCACGGGCAAGGCCACGGTGCAGCTGGTCCGCGCGGGCGTCGTGGTCCGGACGACCACGGTGACCCTGAGCGCCGGCAAGGCCGTGGTCCCGGTGCGGGACCTGACCAGGACCGGCACGTACACCGTCAAGGTCACCTATCGCGGGACGGCGAACGTCGCCGCGTCGGTGGCCAAGGCGCTCACCCTGCGGGTCACCTGACCTGACCCGCACGGCCGGCCCGGTGGGACGACGAACCACCGGGCCGGCCCCCGGCCCCCGCCCGCACACCGGTGGGCGGGGACCGCCGGATGGTGACGTCACCACCCGGCCGGACGCACGACGAAGGAGACGGACGACCGATGCGCACAGGACCAACCCGGCTGACCGGCACCGCGGTGCTCGCGGCCCTCACGGTGGCGGGCCTGGCCGGCCCGGCCGCCGCGGACCCGCCACCCACCGACGCGCTCGCCGCGCACTACGACTTCGCGGACCTGAGCTCGCCGACGGTGCACGACGTGAGCGGCCAGGGCCGCGACGCGACCGTCGTCGGGACCGTGGCCGCGGGTGAGCGCGGGCTGCTGCTGGGACCCGCCGCCTACGTCACGCTCCCGCCCCTGCTCGCGGAGGCGAGCAGCGCGAGCGTCTCGGTGGAGGTGCGCGCGGACGCCGCGGCGTTCCAGACCGCGAACTTCGTCTGGACGTTCGGCGGCCCGGGGGTCAGCGCGTCCGGCGGCGGCACCGGCTACTTCTTCGCCGCGGTGCACAGCAAGCAGGCGCGCACCGAGATCACGCCCACCAACTGGCAGGGCGAGCAGGAGGCGCGCGCGGCGGCGGGCACGTTCGCCGCGGACACGTGGACGAACCTCACCTCGGTGCTGGACGCGGATGCGGACACCCTCACGCTCTACGTCGACGGCGTGCAGGCCGCGCAGGCCACGGGCGTGACGGTGACGCCGTCGCAGTTCGGCAGCCAGGCGGTCAACTACCTGGGCAGGTCCGCCTACTCCGCGGACGCCAACTTCACGGGTGAGGTGGCCGACCTGCGCGTCTACACCGACGCGCTGACCCCCGCCGAGGTGGACGCGATCGCCGACGAGCAGGCCACCGATGCGCTCGCCGCGCTGCGCACGCGCGTCGAGTCGGCGCTCGCGGTCACCGACGGCGAGGGCCGGGCGCTGCGCAGCGTGAGGCTCCCCGCGGGCGTCACCTGGACGTCCTCCGACCCCGCGGTGATCGGCACCACGGGGACGGTCGTCCGGCCCGCCGCGGGCCTGCCCGACGCGCGCGTCACGCTGCAGGTGAGCTACGCGACGCGCGGCCTGACCGGCTCCGCGACGTACGTCGTCACGGTCCCCGCGCAGCGCGAGGACCGCCTGGTGGCGCACTACCCGCTCGACGAGACCGCCGGCACGGCCGTGGCCGACGCGAGCGGCAACGGCGCGGGTGCGACCGTCGTCGGGAACGCCGTCTGGAACGGCGGGTACGGGCTGCGGCTGGACGGCAGCACGTACGTGGACCTGCCGGACAACCTGCTGGCGGGCGCGCGCAGCGCCACGTTCTCGATCGAGACGAGCGCGGACCCGGTCTCGCTCGCGCGCAACAACTTCCTGTGGACGCTCGGCGGCACGGGCACCGAGGGCTACTGGTTCGCGTCCACCGGCAACGGTCACGCGCGCACCGAGATCACCGCGACCACGTACACGGCCGAGCAGACCGCGCAGGACCCGGCCCCGTTCCCCGCGGACACGTGGACCAACGTCACCGCGACGATCGACGGGTCGACGAGCCCCGCGACCATCGCGCTGTACGTGGACGGCGAGCAGGTCGCCACCACCACGAACGCCGCGGTGGTCACGCCCGCCGAGCTGGCGACGCAGACGCTCAACGCGATCGGACGCTCCGCCTACAGCGCCGACTCGCGCTACGTGGGCACGGTCGCGCAGGCGCGCGTGTACGCCACCGCGCTGAGCGCCGAGCAGGTCCGGGACGTGGTCCTCGAGGACGCCGCGACGGTCGCGGGCGCGTTCGCGCTGGACGTGGCGGCCGTCGACGGCACCCGGGTCACCGACGCGCTGCCGGGTGCGCCCGGCGTCACGTGGACCGCCGACGTCGCGGGCGTGGTCGCGCCCGACGGCACGATCACGCGGCCGCAGGCCGACCAGGACGCGCTGGTGCGCGTCGTGGCGACCGCGACCTACACCGACCGCACGGGCACCATGCGCACGCTGCCGCCCGTGACGTTCGACGTCCCGACGACGCCGCCCAACGACGGCCCCGCGCTCGTCGACGCCGACGGCGGGCACTTCTACGCCGACCCGAACGTCACGGTGTTCGGCGACACGTACTACGTGTACGCGACCACGGACGGCACACCCGGCTGGGGTGGCAACACGTTCTACGCGTGGAGCTCGAAGGACCTGGTCACGTGGACCCGGGCCGAGGAGCCCTTCCTCACGCTCGACGGCGCGAACGGCAACGTGCCGTGGGCGACCGGCAACGCGTGGGCACCCACGATCATCGAGCGGGACGGGCGCTACTGGTTCTACTTCTCCGGCCACAACCCCGCGGACAACGCGAAGAACATCGGCGTCGCGGTCGCGGACAGCCCGCAGGGCCCGTTCACGGCGCTGCCCGACTCGATGCTCAAGGGCTCCACGGGCAACGGCCAGGAGATCGACCCGGCCGCGTTCCGTGACCCGCAGACGGGCACGCACTACCTGCTGTGGGGCAACGGCACGCCGTACTACGCCGAGCTCGACGACTCCATGACGTCGCTGCGCACCGCACCGAAGGTGATCAGCGGGCTGACGAACTTCCGCGAGGGGCTGTTCCTCAACTACCGCCAGGGCACGTACCACCTGACGTACTCGATCGACGACACCGGCAGCGAGAACTACCGGGTCGGCTACGCGACCGCGACGTCGATGAACGGCCCGTGGACCTACCGTGGCGAGATCCTGACCAAGGCCCCGTCGATCGACGTCTACGCCACGGGCCACTCGTCGATCCTCAACGTGCCCGGCACGGACGACTGGTACATCGTCTACCACCGGTTCGCGCAGAGCGTCCCCGCGGCGCAGCGCACGGGCTACTACCGCGAGACGAAGATCGACCGCCTCACGGTCGGCGCCGACGGGCTGTTCCAGACCGTCGTCCCGACGCTGCGGGACGTCGCGCCCGAGACGGTCATGACGCCCACGCTCACCGGGACCGCGCGCGTCGGTCAGCCGCTGACTGCGGCCGCCACGGGCGTCGCCGACGAGTGGACCGCGACCGGCTACCGCTGGTTCGTCGACGGCACGGCCGTGGCCGGCCAGACCGGCGCGACGTTCGTGCCGCG
The Cellulomonas gilvus ATCC 13127 DNA segment above includes these coding regions:
- a CDS encoding beta-L-arabinofuranosidase domain-containing protein; amino-acid sequence: MPHETRRRRLRRLVAAGVIGPFLAVGSLVPAHAETTLSDPVLDLSFEGTVADASALAHPTALTGHNGSSTLSYQYTPGVAEGTQALQLQGSTYLDLGTSTALQPQDLTLSFWIKPNGAWSGEQVITWNKSTWNSDGWYVASESNTSPLAISIGPATSGNNQPYMVTVASTDRAAFMPPGEWTHLVVTYDHTSKGVAVYRNGIAVPTSVRYPFGGANGATGVLGSSPALPKTIGFNGPTYKGSYLLAALDEYRVYDDVASLEDVVGLYEQSGRTIDRQAVAQQDADALSVPEQVTLGVVLPTTGSQGSQVSWESSDPDVISTTGVVHRPGADEEDATVTLTATVRYLGGPAVTRTFTVTVPADLTEHALQDSGLEDLYLTDAYLTNAAAKEHEYLLSLSSEKFLYEWYRNVGLTPTTTSGYGGWERSDVTNFRGHAFGHYMSALSQSYSATADATTKAALLEQVEDAVAGLTLVQDTYAAAHPASAGYVSAFPESALDAVDGTGTTTDKVLVPWYNLHKVLAGLLDIHDYVGGATGAQALDIASQFGEYTYQRISRLTDRTRMLRTEYGGMNDALYRLYDLTDDPHVKTAAEAFDETALFTQLAAGQDVLNGKHANTTIPKLIGALKRYTVFTSDADRLASLTEAERAQLPTYLAAAEEFWQITVDHHTYATGSNSQSEHFHDPDSLHEFATQQGETGNAQTSETCNEYNMLKLSRELFKLTKDVKYAHYYENTFINTVLASQNPDTGMTTYFQPMAAGYDRIYSMPYTEFWCCTGTGMESFSKLGDSMYFTDRRSVYVTMFFSSRFDYAEQNLRLTQEADLPSDDTVTFRVAAIDGDQVADGTTLRLRVPQWIDGAATLTVNGEAVTPQVVRGFVVLEGVAAGDVITYRMPMKVQAHAAPDNPTWAAFSYGPVVLSTGLGTANLGASQTVGVGVRVARVDPAAQKSVTVAEGTPEQWLADVEDNLVRIADGADGQVRFALRNTTDGADLVFTPHYQRHDERYGLYLYVESVDGPEAQARILAAKQELRDDEIAVDGIDNFDGNNFEAEKGLRTGGTGTSQVGVWNGRQYRDATAGGWFSYDLAFDPAAPTGYLRVRYYGGDVGRSFDVYVNDVKLKTVAVSNAQGGTSFYLDDTLLPASALAIDGSTRYKKDVNGNVVLDADGHKIPVVTVRFQSTGGLVGGVFGAYVLRSTAYDTDPELSALSFDVGTLDPAFTPGRSSYVLTVPPATTSVRMSAAPHVPSGLVHVDGVLIDDTVARTVPLAASGTTTVSIMARAQDHTTAAPYTVQVVRRALGTDASLRSLTVDGTAVPGFDPAVHDYALTTATGTAVVAAVAADPAATVVVGPQGTDGAYAVAVTAEDGTTTATYRVVVTRTPAPERSASTTTATVPRQVRYGAAHTVKVRVVARDGSAVAGKATVTVRKAGKTVQVRTVTVKAGVAAVTLSRLPVGQYSVQATFAGSTTVLPSSGVAVTQVVRTPSSVTARLGTATIKARTGRTSVAVTVRTATGVPATGKATVQLVRAGVVVRTTTVTLSAGKAVVPVRDLTRTGTYTVKVTYRGTANVAASVAKALTLRVT
- a CDS encoding family 43 glycosylhydrolase, giving the protein MRTGPTRLTGTAVLAALTVAGLAGPAAADPPPTDALAAHYDFADLSSPTVHDVSGQGRDATVVGTVAAGERGLLLGPAAYVTLPPLLAEASSASVSVEVRADAAAFQTANFVWTFGGPGVSASGGGTGYFFAAVHSKQARTEITPTNWQGEQEARAAAGTFAADTWTNLTSVLDADADTLTLYVDGVQAAQATGVTVTPSQFGSQAVNYLGRSAYSADANFTGEVADLRVYTDALTPAEVDAIADEQATDALAALRTRVESALAVTDGEGRALRSVRLPAGVTWTSSDPAVIGTTGTVVRPAAGLPDARVTLQVSYATRGLTGSATYVVTVPAQREDRLVAHYPLDETAGTAVADASGNGAGATVVGNAVWNGGYGLRLDGSTYVDLPDNLLAGARSATFSIETSADPVSLARNNFLWTLGGTGTEGYWFASTGNGHARTEITATTYTAEQTAQDPAPFPADTWTNVTATIDGSTSPATIALYVDGEQVATTTNAAVVTPAELATQTLNAIGRSAYSADSRYVGTVAQARVYATALSAEQVRDVVLEDAATVAGAFALDVAAVDGTRVTDALPGAPGVTWTADVAGVVAPDGTITRPQADQDALVRVVATATYTDRTGTMRTLPPVTFDVPTTPPNDGPALVDADGGHFYADPNVTVFGDTYYVYATTDGTPGWGGNTFYAWSSKDLVTWTRAEEPFLTLDGANGNVPWATGNAWAPTIIERDGRYWFYFSGHNPADNAKNIGVAVADSPQGPFTALPDSMLKGSTGNGQEIDPAAFRDPQTGTHYLLWGNGTPYYAELDDSMTSLRTAPKVISGLTNFREGLFLNYRQGTYHLTYSIDDTGSENYRVGYATATSMNGPWTYRGEILTKAPSIDVYATGHSSILNVPGTDDWYIVYHRFAQSVPAAQRTGYYRETKIDRLTVGADGLFQTVVPTLRDVAPETVMTPTLTGTARVGQPLTAAATGVADEWTATGYRWFVDGTAVAGQTGATFVPRAADAGLTVTAEVTATDAAGHVAVRTTAPSAAVLAPLPVATTTTATVARSVRYGAPHTVKVAVTARDGATVGGTATVTVRRSGTVVLVRTVTLTRGAASVPLGRLGVGVYSVQVRYGGSVTLLASTGIATTTVVATPSSVTTTLSRSTIGQRTGVLTANVVARTATGVPATGKATVQVVRAGKVVRSTTVTLSGGKAAVRIGKLTATGTYTVKVTYRGTTNIARSVAKAVTFRVVAR